In Lotus japonicus ecotype B-129 chromosome 5, LjGifu_v1.2, one genomic interval encodes:
- the LOC130719191 gene encoding gibberellin 20 oxidase 1, which translates to MAIDCITSIQHSMVPQQETKDEEQPPLVFDASVLRHQLHLPTQFIWPDEEKACYDVPELAVPFIDLRGFLSGDPVAAMEASRLVGEACQKHGFFLVVNHGIEKKLISDAHLFMEDFFELPLSQKQRAQRKTGEHCGYASSFTGRFSSKLPWKETLSFQFSDEKTSSNLVKDYLCNTMGDDFEQFGEVYQDYCEAMSNLSLGIMELLGMSLGVGRGYFKEFFEENSSIMRLNYYPPCQKPDLTLGTGPHCDPTSLTILHQDQVGGLQVFVDNEWHSISPDLNAFVVNIGDTFMALSNGRYKSCLHRAVVNSEKTRKSLAFFLCPRNDKVVTPPCELVDSCNPRIYPDFTWPTLLEFTQKHYRADTKTLEAFANWLQRKRN; encoded by the exons ATGGCAATAGACTGCATAACAAGCATACAACACTCCATGGTGCCTCAACAAGAAACCAAAGATGAAGAACAGCCACCATTGGTTTTTGATGCCTCAGTTCTCAGGCACCAGCTTCATCTTCCAACACAGTTCATCTGGCCTGATGAAGAGAAAGCCTGCTATGATGTGCCAGAGCTTGCAGTTCCATTCATTGACTTGAGAGGGTTCCTCTCAGGTGATCCAGTTGCAGCAATGGAAGCTTCAAGGCTTGTTGGTGAAGCATGCCAAAAGCATGGCTTTTTTCTTGTTGTCAATCATGGGATTGAGAAAAAGTTGATCTCTGATGCTCATCTTTTCATGGAAGACTTCTTTGAACTTCCCCTGTCTCAGAAACAGAGGGCTCAGAGGAAAACAGGGGAGCACTGTGGTTATGCCAGCAGCTTCACTGGGAGATTCTCATCTAAGCTTCCTTGGAAAGAGACACTGTCCTTTCAATTCTCAGATGAAAAAACCTCATCAAACCTTGTCAAAGACTACTTATGCAATACAATGGGAGATGATTTTGAGCAATTTGG GGAGGTTTACCAGGACTATTGTGAAGCTATGAGCAATCTTTCTTTAGGGATAATGGAGCTTTTAGGGATGAGCCTTGGAGTTGGTAGAGGCTATTTTAAGGAGTTCTTTGAAGAGAACAGTTCAATAATGAGGCTCAATTACTACCCTCCTTGTCAAAAGCCAGACCTCACTTTAGGCACAGGGCCTCATTGTGATCCAACATCTTTAACTATTCTTCACCAGGACCAAGTGGGAGGCTTGCAAGTTTTTGTTGACAATGAGTGGCATTCCATTAGCCCAGATTTGAATGCTTTTGTTGTCAATATTGGTGATACTTTCATG GCTCTTTCAAATGGGAGATACAAGAGCTGCTTGCACAGGGCAGTGGTGAACAGCGAGAAGACAAGAAAATCTCTTGCTTTCTTTTTGTGTCCCAGAAATGATAAGGTGGTAACTCCACCATGTGAGTTAGTGGACAGTTGCAACCCAAGGATCTACCCAGATTTCACATGGCCTACGTTGCTTGAGTTCACACAGAAGCACTATAGAGCTGACACCAAAACCCTTGAGGCATTTGCCAACTGGCTTCAACGTAAAAGGAACTGA